TACCTGCGCAACGCGGGTCGCCGCGACATCACGAGCGACCAGTTCCACGGCGGCAGGCCCATCGCCTTCGACTTCGGCCGCCCCGTCCTCGAACTGCTGAGCGTCCAGTCGTCCGCGTCGTCCTACCCGATGGACGTGGAGCTGGAGGGCAGCGCCTTCCTCGTGCGGCCCTCCTTCATCCGGCGGAAGAAGGGCGCGGCCGTCACGGTCCTGCTGGACGGCGGTTTCGACACGGACGACCTGGCCGTCCGGCACGAGATGGTCAACGGCCGCGTGGACCTGGTGGACCATGTGAAGAACGGGGCGGCGGGGCGCCTGGGGGCGGCGGCCCTGGCCGCCGCGGCCGTCGCGTCCGCCTTCACGCTGTCGGCCTTGGTCTCGTCACTCAAGGACCTCTTCTGACCGGCGCCCGGGCCCCGGAAGACGCCGCGACGTTACGGAACGGTCAGGAACGGCGGCGCGGCTTGCCCCGCCGGGCGCCCTGCGAGACCCCACCGCCGCCGCGCCGTGCGGGCTTCCCCGCCTGCTGCTTCCCGCCACCGCCGCCGCGCCGCTGGGAGGCACCGGCTCCCGCGCCGGAGGCCGGGGCGCGCCTGGCCTTCGGCTCCTCGGCGGGCTTGCGGCCCCGGGTGCTGTTCACCGTCCGTCCGCGCACGATCCCGATGAAGTCCTCCACCCGGTCCGTCGTCCGCTCCTCCGGCCACGCGAGCGCCACCTGCGACTGGGGCACGTCCGTGACCGTCCGGTACGTGAGGTCCCTGCGGTGGTGGAGGCGGGCCAGCGACTGGGGCACGATCAGCAGGCCCACGTTCGCCGCGACCAGCTCGATGGCGTCCGCCGTCGTCGCGGGCCGCTCGAACCCGGGCCGACCCGGCGGGTTCTCCCAGGCGAGAGTGTCGTCCAGCGGGTGGAACACGACCTCGTCGGCGAGGTCGGCGGCGGTCACCTCGTCCACGGCGGCGATCACGTGGTCCTTGGGGACGACCACGACGGTCGTCTCCGTGTACAGCGGGATCGCGCTGAAGTACGGACGGTCCACCGGCAGCCGGACGAGCCCGGCGTCCGCGTCGCCCCGGCGCAGTGCGTCCTCGGCCTCGGCGGCGGACACCGCCACGAGGTCCAGAGGCACGTCCGGCAGCCTCTCCTGCCAGATCCGCACCCACTTCGCGGGTGTCGCACCCGGGACGTACGCGAGCCTGAACGAGGAGGGTGCTTCCGTGCCTGTCACCCGGCCAGGTTACCGGGCGTGGTCGGGAGCCGCGCACATGCTCGATATCCTGGACGTATGACGTCGCACCGCACCCCCCAGACGATGAAGCCCGCGACCGCGGCGAAGAAGCTGGGGATCTACCTCGAGGCCGCCCCCGCAGAGTTCCAGGAGGGGTCCGTCTCGCGCGACGAGCTGAACGCCCTCCAGACCGACCCGCCCGAGTGGCTGCGCGAGCTGCGGCGCAACGGCCCGCACCCCCGGCCCGTGGTCGCGGCCCGGCTCGGCGTCTCCATCTCGGGCCTCGCCCGCGGCGGGGTCACCGAGGCGCTCACCACCGACCAGATCGAGGCCCTGAAGGCCGAGAACCCCGAGTGGCTCCAGAAGGAGCGGGCCACCCAGGCGGAGGTCCGCAAGGAGGCCGTCCGGATCAAGGAGAAGCGCGCCGCCGGACAGGACGCCGCCGCGGCCTCCTGACCCGCGCTCCCGGCCCGCGCGCCGCCCGGCGCTCGCGCTCCCGCCCGCGCGCCCCTGAGCGCGCGTCCCCCGATACGGCTCCGGCCCGGCCCCTCCCTGTGGGGGCCGGGCCGGAGCCGTATCGGCTGTGTCAGCACCAGCGGGTGTGCCGGCAGGGGCTCCAGCCGCCCCCGTCCCCGCCGCCGGAGGAGCCGCCCGACGAGCCGCCGGGGAAGCCGTTCGGCCAGTCGGACGTGCGCTTCCGGTCCCCCGGGTACGGGTCGCGGTAGTCGGGGTCGCCGTCCCCGTCCCGGTCCGGCAGGGTCGCGTCGCGGCCCGTGCCACGGTCCGGCTCCGGACAGCCGTTGTCCGGCGACGAGAGATACAGCGTCACCCACGCGTCGTCCGGGACCTTCGCGCCCTCCGCCGGGTCGTGCCGGCACACCCGCCAGTGGTCGTACTCGCCCTCGTCGGGCAGCGAGTCGTTGACGTACGCCTCGTCCGCGCGGAGACGGTCCTCGTCCACGCCCAGCGCGAGGACCTCCGCGCGGGCGGTCTTCCACGTCTTCCACACCAGCTCGGGCATGACCGGCCACGGCATCGGCGCCCCGTCCGACGGCGGGCACGGGTCGCCGGAGTGCACGGCGGCGAAGTCCACCGTCCGGCGCCCCGGCTCCCCGCCGGTCTCCTGGAAGCACACCGTCCACAGGGAGCGGGCCATGATGTCCTTCCCCTCGTCGGACGCGTCGTGGTACGCGACGGTGTACCCGCGCTTGCTCGCCTTCGAGTACGCCACGTCGAGCCGCTCGCCCCGCAGGTCCGGAAGCGGCCGCTCCGGCGGCCGCGACGGCT
This genomic window from Streptomyces thermolilacinus SPC6 contains:
- a CDS encoding DUF5997 family protein; this translates as MTSHRTPQTMKPATAAKKLGIYLEAAPAEFQEGSVSRDELNALQTDPPEWLRELRRNGPHPRPVVAARLGVSISGLARGGVTEALTTDQIEALKAENPEWLQKERATQAEVRKEAVRIKEKRAAGQDAAAAS
- a CDS encoding PASTA domain-containing protein, with protein sequence MSGPRTTGNPAPPDGSAPPDPSHRPWWRTNRARAGFVAAVPLLGLIAPGLGVAALVAALVLVWRGSPWPRAGKIAATVGAMALLGSVMPEPEDAGKRETAADSKPAKPSPFMLPTSLPSRPQPSRPPERPLPDLRGERLDVAYSKASKRGYTVAYHDASDEGKDIMARSLWTVCFQETGGEPGRRTVDFAAVHSGDPCPPSDGAPMPWPVMPELVWKTWKTARAEVLALGVDEDRLRADEAYVNDSLPDEGEYDHWRVCRHDPAEGAKVPDDAWVTLYLSSPDNGCPEPDRGTGRDATLPDRDGDGDPDYRDPYPGDRKRTSDWPNGFPGGSSGGSSGGGDGGGWSPCRHTRWC
- a CDS encoding LysR family transcriptional regulator substrate-binding protein, which translates into the protein MTGTEAPSSFRLAYVPGATPAKWVRIWQERLPDVPLDLVAVSAAEAEDALRRGDADAGLVRLPVDRPYFSAIPLYTETTVVVVPKDHVIAAVDEVTAADLADEVVFHPLDDTLAWENPPGRPGFERPATTADAIELVAANVGLLIVPQSLARLHHRRDLTYRTVTDVPQSQVALAWPEERTTDRVEDFIGIVRGRTVNSTRGRKPAEEPKARRAPASGAGAGASQRRGGGGGKQQAGKPARRGGGGVSQGARRGKPRRRS